In the genome of Pseudomonas bubulae, one region contains:
- a CDS encoding AbrB/MazE/SpoVT family DNA-binding domain-containing protein, with protein sequence MNPTHDLKSKRWTVTCQDAADDTGDMIVPLPDDLLSQMGLVIGDTLTVEKQPDGSLTLTNISQATQG encoded by the coding sequence ATGAACCCAACACATGACCTCAAAAGTAAACGTTGGACAGTCACATGCCAAGACGCTGCCGACGACACTGGCGACATGATCGTGCCGTTGCCCGATGATCTGCTCAGCCAAATGGGCCTTGTCATTGGTGACACGTTGACCGTAGAAAAACAGCCTGACGGTTCGTTAACGCTGACCAATATTTCTCAAGCCACTCAAGGTTAA
- a CDS encoding Mu transposase C-terminal domain-containing protein, with the protein MLKPIVEGNLVSFEEKVYRVIACRADGAITLKSLESEHSFDVLFTQVNLVEVDQEKHELYNDRRLIWLEQTEVNPKELAIASDRAKKINDYFQGKVSRAELIEKLGSSETTTRRLLKRYDPELGAVSLVRSIRGRKKNSRLLSDIQEKIMEKAISKRLNDKTKKLEAFASLWEYVDSLCHTMGVKTPSLNALKRRLESFGQKAVYSLLHGREPMLQKFELKPGMIHVDTILTMVQIDHTRVDVIICDEHGRPLMRPWLTVVIDLKSRVILGYYLALHPPSALSVAMAMLSACFPKQAFPIALGGGQNTRHRFWGVPGAIGMDNAAEFTSPELEATLQYYKIVPMLRPIGKKHYGGHVERIIGTLMGKVHLLPGTTYSNVLKKADYDSAKHSAMTFSAFCEWFANEVAIYHGRAHEGLNRLAPFEVWDAEMAKKGLDYVPPMPGNFQTFALDFFPSVLRTVQSKGVELSRSFYSSAILSRFVGSRLSFKYNPLNLSKIWLRQDGRYHEIPYSDLTKTPVSYSEYWAFSRPRARRPGTLVDKELHQVRLENHELVENSKATTKRLRQNVAKKATAAETMSFLSYGGEELLLQGNTKEPSSDQTRKKLKWED; encoded by the coding sequence ATGTTGAAACCCATCGTCGAAGGAAACTTAGTTAGCTTTGAGGAAAAGGTATATCGTGTAATAGCTTGTCGAGCTGACGGTGCCATTACCCTAAAAAGCCTTGAAAGTGAGCACTCATTTGATGTGCTCTTTACTCAGGTAAATCTGGTTGAGGTCGATCAAGAAAAACATGAGCTATACAATGATCGCCGTTTGATTTGGTTGGAACAAACAGAAGTCAATCCGAAAGAGTTAGCTATTGCTTCGGATCGGGCAAAAAAAATTAACGACTACTTTCAGGGAAAAGTTTCGCGGGCCGAGCTTATCGAAAAACTTGGCTCATCGGAAACAACGACTCGACGTCTATTGAAAAGATATGATCCAGAGCTTGGTGCTGTTTCTCTTGTTAGAAGTATCAGAGGGCGTAAAAAAAATTCGCGATTGCTTTCTGATATTCAAGAGAAAATCATGGAGAAAGCAATTTCGAAACGCCTTAATGATAAAACCAAAAAATTAGAGGCGTTTGCTTCTCTTTGGGAATATGTCGACTCTCTATGTCACACCATGGGTGTTAAAACCCCGAGTCTTAATGCTCTGAAGCGAAGGCTTGAATCGTTCGGGCAGAAAGCCGTTTACTCACTGCTGCACGGCAGAGAGCCGATGCTTCAAAAGTTTGAGCTGAAACCAGGGATGATTCACGTAGATACCATACTTACTATGGTGCAAATCGACCACACACGGGTGGACGTAATTATCTGCGACGAGCATGGTCGACCACTCATGCGGCCTTGGCTGACGGTAGTTATCGATCTTAAGAGTCGCGTTATTCTTGGTTACTATCTTGCACTCCATCCGCCTAGCGCCCTCAGCGTTGCCATGGCGATGCTTTCGGCCTGTTTTCCTAAACAAGCCTTTCCAATCGCTCTCGGTGGTGGTCAGAATACTCGCCACAGGTTCTGGGGAGTGCCTGGTGCAATTGGTATGGATAACGCCGCGGAATTTACTAGCCCAGAACTTGAAGCCACCCTGCAATATTACAAAATCGTCCCCATGCTGCGGCCTATTGGGAAAAAGCATTACGGAGGGCACGTTGAGCGAATTATTGGTACGCTGATGGGGAAGGTGCATCTTCTGCCAGGTACTACCTACTCGAATGTGTTGAAGAAAGCAGACTACGACTCTGCCAAGCATTCAGCTATGACCTTTTCAGCATTTTGTGAGTGGTTCGCAAACGAAGTGGCGATCTATCATGGGCGTGCTCATGAAGGGTTGAACAGACTTGCGCCGTTCGAGGTTTGGGATGCAGAGATGGCCAAGAAGGGGCTGGATTATGTACCTCCAATGCCGGGGAACTTTCAAACATTTGCTCTTGACTTCTTTCCAAGTGTGCTACGAACGGTGCAATCAAAAGGTGTCGAGCTTAGTAGGTCATTTTACTCTTCGGCAATACTCAGTAGGTTCGTTGGATCACGACTTTCGTTTAAGTACAATCCATTGAATCTTTCGAAAATATGGTTGCGCCAAGATGGCCGGTATCATGAAATTCCTTATTCTGATCTGACAAAAACACCTGTTTCGTACAGCGAGTACTGGGCGTTTTCGCGACCTCGCGCCCGTCGTCCGGGAACACTGGTGGACAAGGAGTTGCACCAAGTTCGCTTGGAGAACCATGAGTTAGTGGAAAATTCAAAGGCTACGACCAAGCGGCTCCGGCAAAACGTCGCCAAGAAAGCTACGGCCGCTGAAACTATGTCTTTTCTTTCCTACGGCGGGGAAGAGCTTTTGCTTCAGGGGAATACCAAAGAACCGAGCTCTGATCAAACTCGAAAAAAACTTAAGTGGGAAGACTGA
- a CDS encoding helix-turn-helix domain-containing protein, translating into MLTQSLAVVLRALRKTRELTQERLPSSRSYAFALEAGTSKNISLGKLRELSKSLEITPLALMVLCESIESEQDSLDVIGKLKEELRQLRSIGLDEEIREEQRSSSLVSKAKAREIADSKRLAVKRLKEEGKSRKEVAEALGISKSSVQRFWV; encoded by the coding sequence ATGCTGACTCAGAGTCTCGCGGTGGTGCTTCGCGCGCTACGAAAAACTAGAGAGCTCACTCAGGAACGACTCCCCTCTAGTAGGAGCTACGCCTTTGCCCTAGAGGCAGGTACATCGAAAAATATATCGCTAGGGAAGCTACGGGAGCTTTCAAAAAGCCTTGAGATCACTCCCCTGGCGCTTATGGTGTTATGCGAGTCTATCGAGAGTGAACAGGACTCTCTGGATGTCATAGGCAAGCTGAAGGAGGAGCTTCGTCAACTCCGCTCGATCGGCCTAGATGAGGAAATACGCGAGGAGCAGCGAAGCTCCAGCCTCGTATCAAAAGCCAAGGCTCGCGAAATCGCTGACAGCAAGAGACTCGCTGTCAAGCGACTCAAAGAGGAAGGCAAATCAAGAAAGGAAGTCGCCGAAGCACTAGGTATATCAAAGTCTTCTGTCCAGAGATTCTGGGTTTGA
- a CDS encoding TniB family NTP-binding protein produces MDGEHLHESRRHALILSNDERCKIIRQDIKVDTEHLLTVSNIVDNMLSIVRGSMEAPCLVVSAGSNHGKTTICNAVMGMDESWRHKIRFVTFVKDTGKTKPMVKLLTALGMEPGKAGIPISMVAEYCIANDIRGVFMDEFHDSIKGLSKGEQDTFLSLLRGLCGAPTYLSFFVFGTDEALNALAIDAQYVRRFELYELTPWSRNDAEYLNFLDTWEEIVPLSKRSHLSSKAMSDYIYTSTSGVIGSICTLLRAAACLAVIWGDEKITLQSLQAATRSKWNTRVRPKGTVE; encoded by the coding sequence ATGGATGGGGAACATCTGCATGAGAGCCGGCGTCACGCTTTGATTCTGTCAAATGATGAACGCTGTAAGATTATTCGGCAGGATATTAAGGTCGATACCGAACACTTGCTCACCGTGTCCAACATTGTCGACAACATGCTTAGCATCGTACGCGGCAGTATGGAGGCTCCGTGTCTAGTCGTATCTGCCGGATCTAACCATGGAAAGACCACGATTTGCAATGCGGTCATGGGGATGGATGAATCATGGCGTCATAAAATCAGGTTTGTGACCTTTGTCAAGGATACTGGTAAGACAAAGCCAATGGTGAAGCTCTTGACGGCTTTGGGCATGGAACCTGGGAAAGCTGGGATACCCATTAGCATGGTAGCCGAATATTGTATCGCTAACGATATTCGCGGTGTGTTTATGGATGAGTTTCATGACTCTATCAAAGGACTTTCTAAGGGCGAGCAGGATACGTTTCTCTCCTTGCTGAGGGGTTTGTGCGGGGCGCCTACTTACCTAAGCTTTTTTGTTTTCGGTACCGATGAGGCCCTCAATGCTCTCGCAATTGACGCCCAGTACGTCCGCCGATTTGAGCTCTATGAGCTTACTCCTTGGTCGAGAAATGATGCAGAGTACCTTAACTTTTTGGATACGTGGGAGGAGATTGTTCCGCTTTCAAAGAGGTCACATCTTTCTTCTAAGGCAATGTCTGACTATATTTATACTAGTACTTCTGGGGTGATTGGAAGTATTTGCACATTACTTCGAGCGGCTGCTTGCCTAGCAGTGATATGGGGCGATGAGAAAATTACACTTCAAAGCTTGCAGGCTGCTACACGTTCGAAGTGGAATACCCGAGTAAGACCAAAGGGTACTGTCGAGTGA
- a CDS encoding metallophosphoesterase translates to MKLQIYSDLHLEFARFDPDPTDADVLILAGDIDIKSRGVSWANDTFQCPVIYVCGNHEYYGGHIGHTLLKMKDAALPHVHVLENEMLILDGTRFLVTTAWTDYSATGDVVAAKRVAWDSMNDFLAIRADLDYRRLRPDDLVAKSMRAYRWLTQELNRPFDGKTVVVTHHAPVLDHLGDDHPGHLAAAYANDWSELLTKADLWIHGHTHFAADFLKNGCRVVSNPRGYPGQSTGFDPEYLVVV, encoded by the coding sequence ATGAAACTACAAATCTATTCAGATCTGCACCTCGAGTTCGCTCGGTTCGATCCCGACCCAACCGACGCGGACGTACTGATTCTCGCCGGCGATATTGATATCAAATCGCGCGGAGTCTCATGGGCGAACGACACATTCCAGTGCCCTGTTATCTATGTCTGCGGTAATCATGAGTACTACGGCGGGCACATAGGTCACACACTGTTAAAGATGAAAGACGCTGCATTGCCCCATGTGCATGTACTCGAAAACGAGATGCTCATTCTCGATGGCACACGCTTTTTGGTCACAACTGCCTGGACGGATTATTCGGCTACGGGTGATGTGGTTGCGGCAAAGCGGGTTGCATGGGATTCGATGAACGATTTCTTGGCTATTCGAGCCGATTTGGATTACAGGCGCTTGCGTCCAGACGACTTAGTCGCGAAATCGATGAGAGCTTACCGCTGGTTAACCCAAGAGCTTAATAGACCTTTCGATGGCAAAACAGTGGTGGTCACACACCATGCACCAGTGTTGGATCATCTGGGTGACGATCACCCCGGACACCTGGCTGCAGCCTATGCGAACGATTGGTCAGAGTTACTTACTAAGGCTGATCTTTGGATACATGGGCACACGCATTTTGCAGCAGACTTCCTCAAGAATGGGTGCCGAGTGGTTTCCAATCCGCGCGGTTATCCGGGTCAAAGCACAGGCTTCGATCCTGAGTACTTGGTAGTGGTTTGA
- a CDS encoding IS30-like element ISPpu17 family transposase yields MTTHYRQLTQGQRYQIEAGLSAAESQASIAKRVGVHPSTISREVRRNSTQNIYKAVSAAHESDARRAGARKFCKPATWLSHHLPVWLKHGMSPEQIAQRLKQEQPSRAVSHEWIYRFIAAEQRAGGELYTYLRHRRKRYRKRYGSHDRRGQLRNRVSISERPAEVESRERLGDWEGDTVHGLGGNLVTLVDRKSGYLSAYPVKRRTRRQVTRAINLMLQGHAAHTLTLDNGREFAGHERIALRSQCQVFFADPYSSWQRGTNENTNGLLRQYFPKGSDFSKLTVEAVNRTVARINLRPRKRLGWKTPYEVHTGVSVALMC; encoded by the coding sequence ATGACTACGCATTACCGGCAGCTGACTCAGGGACAACGTTACCAGATTGAGGCTGGCTTGAGCGCCGCAGAGAGCCAGGCGAGCATTGCAAAGCGGGTCGGCGTGCATCCCTCGACGATCAGTCGCGAGGTTCGCCGCAACAGCACCCAGAATATCTACAAGGCTGTTTCTGCGGCCCATGAAAGTGATGCTCGTCGAGCGGGTGCGCGCAAGTTTTGCAAGCCGGCGACATGGCTCAGCCATCATCTCCCGGTGTGGCTCAAGCATGGCATGAGTCCGGAGCAGATCGCCCAGCGGTTGAAGCAGGAGCAGCCAAGCCGGGCGGTCAGCCATGAGTGGATTTATCGGTTCATTGCCGCCGAACAGCGCGCCGGTGGTGAGCTTTATACCTATCTGCGACATCGCCGAAAGCGCTACCGGAAACGCTATGGAAGCCACGATCGGCGCGGGCAGCTGCGTAATCGCGTGTCAATCAGTGAACGCCCAGCCGAGGTCGAAAGCCGCGAGCGCCTGGGGGACTGGGAGGGCGATACGGTACATGGACTGGGCGGTAACCTGGTGACCCTGGTTGATCGCAAAAGCGGCTATCTGAGCGCCTATCCGGTCAAGCGCAGAACGCGCCGGCAGGTAACGCGGGCGATCAATCTGATGCTTCAGGGCCATGCCGCTCACACGCTGACGCTGGATAACGGAAGGGAGTTTGCCGGGCATGAACGCATCGCGCTACGGAGCCAGTGCCAGGTCTTTTTTGCAGACCCCTATTCATCCTGGCAACGTGGCACCAATGAAAACACCAACGGTCTGCTCCGCCAGTATTTCCCCAAGGGCAGCGACTTCAGCAAGCTGACCGTCGAAGCCGTCAATCGGACAGTAGCGAGGATCAATCTACGCCCGCGCAAGCGCTTGGGCTGGAAGACGCCGTACGAAGTGCATACAGGGGTGAGCGTTGCACTTATGTGTTGA